One part of the Eucalyptus grandis isolate ANBG69807.140 chromosome 10, ASM1654582v1, whole genome shotgun sequence genome encodes these proteins:
- the LOC104421450 gene encoding uncharacterized protein LOC104421450 — protein sequence MDEQEFKRLLDLFPPVRSRDYSADEDSSGQSTSQSSRDSLVKELRGALGEVEDSESRNVVEQSDAFWGKLRLAAERKVGAAEAERFCEAFRQVHRKLVYEELTLDAAKKFIDLSKSQSE from the exons ATGGACGAGCAAGAATTCAAGCGCCTCCTGGATCTCTTCCCTCCCGTCCGATCCCGCGACTACTCT GCTGATGAAGATTCTTCAGGACAGTCAACCTCTCAGTCGTCAAGAGATAGTTTG GTGAAGGAATTGCGAGGTGCATTGGGTGAGGTCGAGGACAGCGAATCAAGGAATGTAGTGGAACAGTCTG ATGCATTCTGGGGGAAACTTCGATTGGCTGCTGAGAGGAAG GTGGGTGCTGCTGAGGCAGAGCGGTTTTGTGAGGCTTTTCGACAAGTTCATAGGAAACTG GTGTATGAAGAACTGACGTTAGATGCTGCTAAAAAATTCATTGACTTGTCAAAAAGTCAGAGTGAATAG
- the LOC104421451 gene encoding protein-lysine N-methyltransferase EFM3 isoform X1 encodes MAGDREGDEEDVVCLDGSFFTNDDYQLTKFTFGSQVLELYCLQSASTDFDLTGQLVWPGAMLLNEYLSKNVDLLRGCSVIELGSGVGITGILCSRFCREVVLTDHNDEVLKILQKNIDLHSSSESYSNCTGLVAEKLDWGNADQIKQILGSHSGGFDLVLGADICFQQGSVPLLFETVRLLLQIRGKGRCKFILAYVSRAKMMDSMVINEATRHGMKIAEVPGTRSVVGNLEGTIYEVIL; translated from the exons ATGGCCGGAGACCGCGAAGGAGACGAGGAAGACGTAGTCTGCTTGGACGGGTCTTTCTTCACCAACGACGA CTACCAGCTGACCAAATTCACATTTGGGTCGCAAGTTCTCGAGCTGTACTGTCTTCAGTCCGCCTCAA CTGATTTTGATCTGACGGGGCAGCTGGTATGGCCTGGAGCTATGCTCTTGAATGAGTACCTCTCGAAGAACGTTGACTTGCTCCGAGGTTGTTCTGTTATTGAACTAGGCTCTGGTGTTG GTATAACAGGAATCCTTTGCAGTAGATTTTGTCGTGAAGTCGTGTTGACTGACCATAATGATGAAGTTCTCAAG ATTTTGCAGAAAAACATAGACCTGCATTCTTCTTCCGAGAGTTACAGTAATTGCACAG GATTAGTGGCTGAGAAGCTAGACTGGGGAAATGCTGATCAGATCAAGCAGATTTTGGGAAGTCACTCAGGAGGATTTGATCTTGTTCTTGGAGCAGACATAT GCTTTCAACAAGGAAGCGTTCCTTTGCTTTTTGAGACAGTGAGGCTACTATTGCAAATACGGGGAAAAGGACGCTGCAAATTCATACTGGCCTATGTGTCTCGAGCTAAaat GATGGACTCTATGGTTATAAATGAAGCTACACGACATGGAATGAAGATTGCTGAAGTACCTGGGACTCGGTCTGTTGTGGGGAATCTGGAAGGGACTATTTATGAAGTCATTCTGTGA
- the LOC104421451 gene encoding protein N-lysine methyltransferase METTL21A isoform X4 codes for MAGDREGDEEDVVCLDGSFFTNDDYQLTKFTFGSQVLELYCLQSASTDFDLTGQLVWPGAMLLNEYLSKNVDLLRGCSVIELGSGVGITGILCSRFCREVVLTDHNDEVLKILQKNIDLHSSSESYSNCTGLVAEKLDWGNADQIKQILGSHSGGFDLVLGADMMDSMVINEATRHGMKIAEVPGTRSVVGNLEGTIYEVIL; via the exons ATGGCCGGAGACCGCGAAGGAGACGAGGAAGACGTAGTCTGCTTGGACGGGTCTTTCTTCACCAACGACGA CTACCAGCTGACCAAATTCACATTTGGGTCGCAAGTTCTCGAGCTGTACTGTCTTCAGTCCGCCTCAA CTGATTTTGATCTGACGGGGCAGCTGGTATGGCCTGGAGCTATGCTCTTGAATGAGTACCTCTCGAAGAACGTTGACTTGCTCCGAGGTTGTTCTGTTATTGAACTAGGCTCTGGTGTTG GTATAACAGGAATCCTTTGCAGTAGATTTTGTCGTGAAGTCGTGTTGACTGACCATAATGATGAAGTTCTCAAG ATTTTGCAGAAAAACATAGACCTGCATTCTTCTTCCGAGAGTTACAGTAATTGCACAG GATTAGTGGCTGAGAAGCTAGACTGGGGAAATGCTGATCAGATCAAGCAGATTTTGGGAAGTCACTCAGGAGGATTTGATCTTGTTCTTGGAGCAGACAT GATGGACTCTATGGTTATAAATGAAGCTACACGACATGGAATGAAGATTGCTGAAGTACCTGGGACTCGGTCTGTTGTGGGGAATCTGGAAGGGACTATTTATGAAGTCATTCTGTGA
- the LOC104421451 gene encoding protein N-lysine methyltransferase METTL21A isoform X2 — translation MCWRNSDFSVLSMAEVDSGISEDGGGSCLVCSLNKRTDFDLTGQLVWPGAMLLNEYLSKNVDLLRGCSVIELGSGVGITGILCSRFCREVVLTDHNDEVLKILQKNIDLHSSSESYSNCTGLVAEKLDWGNADQIKQILGSHSGGFDLVLGADICFQQGSVPLLFETVRLLLQIRGKGRCKFILAYVSRAKMMDSMVINEATRHGMKIAEVPGTRSVVGNLEGTIYEVIL, via the exons ATGTGCTGGCGGAATTccgatttttctgttctttcgATGGCGGAGGTTGACTCGGGAATCTCTGAGGATGGTGGTGGGTCATGCCTTGTTTGTTCATTGAACAAGAGAA CTGATTTTGATCTGACGGGGCAGCTGGTATGGCCTGGAGCTATGCTCTTGAATGAGTACCTCTCGAAGAACGTTGACTTGCTCCGAGGTTGTTCTGTTATTGAACTAGGCTCTGGTGTTG GTATAACAGGAATCCTTTGCAGTAGATTTTGTCGTGAAGTCGTGTTGACTGACCATAATGATGAAGTTCTCAAG ATTTTGCAGAAAAACATAGACCTGCATTCTTCTTCCGAGAGTTACAGTAATTGCACAG GATTAGTGGCTGAGAAGCTAGACTGGGGAAATGCTGATCAGATCAAGCAGATTTTGGGAAGTCACTCAGGAGGATTTGATCTTGTTCTTGGAGCAGACATAT GCTTTCAACAAGGAAGCGTTCCTTTGCTTTTTGAGACAGTGAGGCTACTATTGCAAATACGGGGAAAAGGACGCTGCAAATTCATACTGGCCTATGTGTCTCGAGCTAAaat GATGGACTCTATGGTTATAAATGAAGCTACACGACATGGAATGAAGATTGCTGAAGTACCTGGGACTCGGTCTGTTGTGGGGAATCTGGAAGGGACTATTTATGAAGTCATTCTGTGA
- the LOC104421451 gene encoding protein N-lysine methyltransferase METTL21A isoform X3, whose translation MCWRNSDFSVLSMAEVDSGISEDGADFDLTGQLVWPGAMLLNEYLSKNVDLLRGCSVIELGSGVGITGILCSRFCREVVLTDHNDEVLKILQKNIDLHSSSESYSNCTGLVAEKLDWGNADQIKQILGSHSGGFDLVLGADICFQQGSVPLLFETVRLLLQIRGKGRCKFILAYVSRAKMMDSMVINEATRHGMKIAEVPGTRSVVGNLEGTIYEVIL comes from the exons ATGTGCTGGCGGAATTccgatttttctgttctttcgATGGCGGAGGTTGACTCGGGAATCTCTGAGGATGGTG CTGATTTTGATCTGACGGGGCAGCTGGTATGGCCTGGAGCTATGCTCTTGAATGAGTACCTCTCGAAGAACGTTGACTTGCTCCGAGGTTGTTCTGTTATTGAACTAGGCTCTGGTGTTG GTATAACAGGAATCCTTTGCAGTAGATTTTGTCGTGAAGTCGTGTTGACTGACCATAATGATGAAGTTCTCAAG ATTTTGCAGAAAAACATAGACCTGCATTCTTCTTCCGAGAGTTACAGTAATTGCACAG GATTAGTGGCTGAGAAGCTAGACTGGGGAAATGCTGATCAGATCAAGCAGATTTTGGGAAGTCACTCAGGAGGATTTGATCTTGTTCTTGGAGCAGACATAT GCTTTCAACAAGGAAGCGTTCCTTTGCTTTTTGAGACAGTGAGGCTACTATTGCAAATACGGGGAAAAGGACGCTGCAAATTCATACTGGCCTATGTGTCTCGAGCTAAaat GATGGACTCTATGGTTATAAATGAAGCTACACGACATGGAATGAAGATTGCTGAAGTACCTGGGACTCGGTCTGTTGTGGGGAATCTGGAAGGGACTATTTATGAAGTCATTCTGTGA
- the LOC120288684 gene encoding uncharacterized protein LOC120288684 yields MASFSSYGSDFSYVSAPTSPDALRMSNASLYSAPASPCRENAYPPYNLDAGKLNPIGSCEQMSSDSDLDFEFNTSWRYVLNAGEFIESLELESPLHKKSRPRSDSPPSMAFADELFCDGKVMPLKPPPCPCYESKSGNQSPIGSPSPRSPRSGFKVSFQRRALWNDDFDPFKVALENVKGDSGARRTTQANDHRRTRSLSPFRGFKAKSPRRSTDSRGRNHQEYQRETSRAPVKPPVEPMDEANPPISKWVPNQRKQTSLQLQDQNILQSPKQREPHGKVEEGKRENGECIVRESKRQRIRKFLLRSTSSSSTGRKVGDEKVRSIWRPNVNILKRLSFKSTGNGGATTQKDEQRRVSTVVKMTLVQYRPRLFLCLGYNMKRRSRYM; encoded by the exons ATggcctctttttcttcttatggttCAGATTTTTCCTATGTGAGTGCACCCACTAGTCCTGATGCACTGAGAATGAGCAATGCCTCGTTATACAGTGCACCGGCTAGTCCCTGCAGAGAGAATGCATATCCTCCATACAATCTTGATGCTGGTAAATTAAACCCGATAGGATCATGTGAGCAGATGAGCTCTGATTCTGATCTAGACTTCGAGTTCAACACAAGTTGGAGGTATGTTCTCAATGCGGGTGAGTTTATCGAGAGCCTAGAACTCGAGTCCCCACTCCATAAGAAATCGAGGCCAAGGAGTGACTCACCCCCTTCAATGGCTTTTGCTGATGAGCTCTTCTGTGATGGGAAAGTGATGCCTCTGAAGCCTCCACCTTGTCCCTGTTATGAGAGCAAGAGTGGAAATCAAAGTCCTATAGGTTCACCTTCACCGAGGTCCCCGAGATCAGGCTTTAAGGTCTCGTTCCAGCGCAGGGCTCTGTGGAACGATGACTTCGACCCGTTCAAGGTGGCACTGGAGAATGTCAAGGGAGACAGCGGGGCAAGAAGGACGACACAGGCTAATGATCACAGGCGGACTCGGTCGCTCTCACCATTCAGG GGCTTCAAAGCCAAGAGTCCACGGAGGTCCACTGACTCGAGGGGGAGGAACCACCAGGAATACCAGCGAGAAACATCTCGAGCACCTGTAAAACCGCCGGTCGAGCCAATGGATGAGGCCAATCCGCCCATTTCCAAGTGGGTGCCTAACCAAAGAAAACAAACGAGTCTTCAACTGCAAGATCAAAATATATTACAGAGCCCAAAACAACGAGAACCACATGGCAAAGTTGAGGAGGGCAAGAGGGAAAATGGGGAGTGCATTGTGAGGGAGAGTAAGAGGCAAAGGATCAGGAAGTTTCTGCTGAGGAGTACATCGTCATCATCCACCGGAAGAAAAGTAGGTGATGAGAAGGTAAGATCTATCTGGAGGCCCAATGTCAATATCCTGAAAAGATTGAGCTTCAAGTCAACTGGAAATGGTGGAGCAACTACTCAGAAAGATGAGCAGAGAAGAGTGTCAACAGTGGTTAAGATGACACTTGTACAGTACAGGCCAAGGCTGTTCCTTTGCTTGGGTTATAATATGAAAAGAAGGTCAAGGTATATGTAG
- the LOC104421452 gene encoding F-box protein At2g26850, which yields MLLFFLFTCLSFILFLKSLPLKSLPLWASEMTLLSLWSHREFSAFCISSLMNSFYRSFIPRTCSKMSIKKINLSSRVDNVEIGEKSVLDLPELVLECILEKLPPAELFNMAGVCSSLRNRCVSDHLWERHMRQKWGRVIGPAAYRQWKWYIATRRDIGNLKQGKQSGLARLLIAVWPLSWTNSKLDNSEKQRIPLPTDSIMSWYLALETGKFCFPAQVYNRENGHVGFMLSCYDAELSYDSQTDTFQARYPPHGRRAGAIESNVTWDRLRAQPVDAPPHDLHISDCLNDLQPGDHIEIQWRRNEEFPYGWWYGAVGHLESCDGNANYCRCHNSDTVMLEFRQYAPGSRWRHTAINRRNHREEGNEADGFYGGIRKLKTEREISMWRSLWPTEVLE from the exons AtgctccttttcttcttgttcactTGCCTCTCCTTCATCCTCTTTTTGAAGTCTCTCCCTCTCAAATCTCTCCCTTTATGGGCAAGTGAGATGACATTGTTGTCACTCTGGAGCCATCGGGAGTTCTCTGCTTTCTGCATTTCTAGTTTGATGAATAGCTTTTATAGAAGCTTTATTCCTCGGACATGCTCTAAGATGTCTATCAAGAAGATTAATCTTTCTTCCAGAGTAGATAATGTAGAGATTGGAGAGAAGTCGGTATTGGATTTACCAGAATTGGTCTTAGAATGCATCCTGGAGAAACTTCCGCCGGCCGAACTTTTTAACATGGCTGGTGTGTGTAGTTCTTTGAGGAATAGGTGTGTAAGTGATCACCTTTGGGAAAGGCACATGAGGCAAAAATGGGGCAGAGTCATTGGTCCAGCTGCATATCGGCAGTGGAAGTGGTATATTGCTACTAGGAGGGACATTGGCAATCTCAAACAAGGCAAACAAAGCGGGCTTGCAAGGCTCCTAATTGCTGTATGGCCTTTATCATGGACTAACTCAAAACTCGATAACAGTGAAAAGCAGAGGATTCCCCTTCCAACCGATTCAATCATGTCTTGGTATCTTGCTCTTGAGACTGGCAAGTTCTGTTTCCCTGCTCAGGTCTACAACCGTGAG AATGGTCATGTGGGATTTATGTTGTCCTGCTACGATGCTGAGCTTAGTTATGACTCTCAAACCGACACCTTCCAAGCCAG GTACCCACCTCATGGAAGGAGAGCAGGTGCAATAGAAAGTAACGTTACGTGGGATAGACTAAGAGCACAGCCTGTTGATGCTCCTCCACATGATCTTCATATTTCCGACTGTCTGAATGACCTACAGCCTGGTGACCACATCGAAATTCAGTGGAGGAGAAATGAAGAATTTCCTTATG GTTGGTGGTATGGTGCTGTTGGTCACTTGGAATCATGCGACGGCAACGCGAACTACTGCCGATGTCACAATAGTG ACACGGTGATGCTGGAGTTCAGACAGTATGCCCCAGGATCACGGTGGAGACATACAGCCATAAATAGGAGAAACCATAGGGAGGAGGGAAATGAAGCAGATGGTTTTTATGGAGGAATTAGAAAGCTTAAAACTGAGAGAGAGATTTCAATGTGGAGGAGTCTGTGGCCAACAGAAGTACTGGAGTAG